The DNA sequence TGGAGTGGAAACCGTGGGGTTAAGCTCCTCGTAGGGTGGCCATTACTGCAGCACCTGGACTCAGCTGAGCAGACCCTGTTCTTAAATCCCTGCCACTGGTGATTTAATACTGTAAGTGAGGTGTGTCTCACAGAGCACCTGGACTCCTGCGACAGGCCTGGTGCTCCAGCGGTTCCAAAGCTTTGTTTCTAATCAAGATTAAAAAAGGCCCCAAGTGCAGAGGAGGCTGGAGAGGGACAAAGAAGAAGCAGTGAACCCCAACTCCCAGCTGGAGTGCAGAACCTCCTAGAATCAAAGGACCAAACTCTCCACTCATTTCTCCCTTGAAGTCAGAGGAAAGGGTGGCCCAGAGATGGACACGAGCTACCTAATCCACCTCGCTGGGGCTAGGGCAGATTCCTTCCCTCGTGCTTTCCCCAGCCTGCTTTTCAGCAACCCAAGCAATGGTGCATCCACGAGGGCCATTGCCCGACTCCTCTGCAGCCTGGCACATCTCAGTGCTAGGCCATCATTCCTTGGTCTTCTGCCCAAACCGTCCTTTGTCTCAATGCCAGCCCATTTGGCCTCCCACAGACTGATAATTCAGGTAATTTATAACGCGCCCTTTCCCTAAGGCACTTGGGCAGTGAACAGTGTCATAAAGACACAATTAAAATACCAGACAAACATGATAGAACTCACCCTCATTAACATTCAAATAAATAACGGCACTGGGGGAGCAATATTACAAAAGGGATTGGGGGGAGATAATAAATAGGAAGCAAACAAGGCTTATTAATAATAGACCACCCGTGAAGGAAGAGTCCAGAGGTGCCCTGGGCAAGCACAGAGGGCTTGATGGAGGCAGTTGTCAAGGAGGAGCCAGTCCCACGCCAGGGAGCCACTGCAGCCCCACTGGATGGATGAATTCCCTGAAAGCTGAGTGTCTTAAAGGTCAGGGGCTTTCCAAACCAAGAGAGCTGAGAAAAGGGCAATCACACCTCCTTGCCCTCCGAAGTCTGTAGCTGGTTGTCATATGCCCTCTCAGATGCCCCCGACTCAGTTCCCCGCTCACCTCAGCCATGCTGCACTGATCCCTCCACAGTCAGGCTCAGCAGGCCCTGGGGGAGTGGCAGGGTCCGTTTGTCTGGCAGCTCATGCCTGTGAGAGGTGAGGTAGCAGGACCTGTGCCGCCTGGGAGACGACCTGCACGTACCTCCTCAGCACCTGGCAGCCCTGCTGCTTCTTCTTGAAGACGTTCATGCCCTTACTGCTCTTGCCGTAGGTAACGTCCACCTGGGAGACCTTGTAGTCGGTGCACAGCAGGCAGGTCAGGTTGGAGATCAGGCCCCGCGTGGTCTTGGTGGTGTTGTGGAGCCGCTCCAGTAGCTCCTTGGCCGTGGGGTTAAGCTCCTCCTGGTCCCTGGTGATGTTGCCCAGTGAGGCGTTCAGGAAGGCAAAGACCTTGTATAAGGCCACCATGATCTCCTTCGTACGGCTGGTTCGGTTCACGTGGAAGTCAGGGAAGTTGGTTCCGTTGGCATTGCAGAGTTCATCCAGGTGGCTGCTGAATGGGTCACCTTGGCGGTCcagctgggggaggcaggagggggaaaAATGACTAGGGAACCTCAGTCACACAGCCCCTCGCACACACTACCCCACCTTAGCCCTCCCCGGCTCACTGTTTTATCACACGTCTCGTGCTGCAGGGTAAGTTTTAAAGCCCTGCCCCTGGAGCCCTGCGAGAATCTCAGCTGTCATTAAACGAGGTTTCTAGCCCTCCTAGCTGTGCACAAATGCTTGAAAACTTGGCCCAGTTGTGCCCGAAAGGCTCCGAAACCTCAGTAAACAAGGGCCTGACTCAGGACTGTTGAACTCCTGTAAGAGTGGAGGCACCTCTTGCGAGGTTCTTCTCTGTCCCCCCGGGCCAAAGCACCTGAGCATCTGGCAGTCTGCAAAGGATTTACGGGGCTAATACCCGGCTGTCATGCGGGTGGAAAACCCAGGCTGGAgccctttgcccaaggtcacgcggGCCAGCTGCGGGGAACAGGCATTAGTGTGCAGGTCTCCTAAGTCTGGGCTCACGCCCAATCCACTGGGTCGTCCTTCTTCTCTGCCATCCCTCGACTGCACCAATAACTCACATACCAGTGCACTTTGGTCCTGCTTCGCAGTCCTTCCTGCTCCGTCCacagctgggacagggacagcAGGAGCATTAGTTGTGCCGAACTGTGCAGTGGGAGGGGTGATAGAAATGTAACCCCCCAAGGGCTGGAAGGTGACCTACCAATGGCTTTCCCCAGCTGAGGCTGGCATCTAAACTCATCACTCCACTCCTGAAAATCTAGCCCACtaatccccactcctccctgcagGCAAGCACTCCATTGCCCGTCCTATATTTGTGATGGGAAAATCTGGgacagggtctgattttcagaggtgctgagcacccccatccccagctgacATCCATGGCTCATCCCCGAGATCCTGCACAGGTCAAGCAAACACCTGCTAGTTTTATGTAAACTCTTCCCATGGGGTTCTAGCAATAAGCATGTTCCGCTTGCCCGATGCAATGTCCTTGGGGACGCGCAGCTTAGCTGGCCAAATAGGACAGGCCTGTCTCCTGCCTGTGTAGCTCACACAATTTTAATTTAGGAGGAGCTGAGGCTCCAATAGGAACTTACATAGATGCTGAAGAGATCCTGAGCCGTCGCATTGAGCAGCACCACTAGCTTCCGGGTCTGCTCGGCCACGTTGGGTTTGCACACGTGCGTGTTTTCACACATGGAGCTGGGGAGGTTCACTTGCAGTGGCATGCCAACCATCAATCTGCAGTGGATCATCaacagcaaggggacaacacctGTGCACAGAGAAAAGTGGGAGCGGTGAGATGATGCCACGGGGAACCAGCCATCAGAGCCATTCACTTCAGAGTGCAGTGCCCACCCAGCCAGATGAGAGCTCTGAGATCTCCCCCAGGAAAGCTTCCAGTGTtactgggactggacagcctcagTCACTAATAGCTCCTGATCTTGCCAGTGCTGGAGGGAAAGAAGGATCAAAAGAGACTCTCCCCCATTGCCTCCGGGCAGGATCTCTCTAGGGGTCAGATCACTGGGAAGGGAACCCGCTATTGCCTGGGCTGGAGCGGCTGATCTCTGGGACCAAGAACATTTCCATCCCCCAGGCCAGCTAGCACCAGGACTGAGGCACATGGGCTGCTTTTTGATAAAGTAGAGGCAACATCCTACTTGCCCTAAACCATCCCACTCTCATCCAGTTTCCCTTTGCTCCCCCATGCCCACTTATCCACTGTAGCTCCTGTAGATAGGGGCTGGAGTTTGTCCTAAGGGCCATATTCTCCTCTCACTTCTACCAATGTAGCTAAGGAGAAAATTCCCATTTCCCCATGTCTCCCCAACCCCCAGTGCTCTGCTATCTGCATCCTCCAGCACCCCCTGAGCACTGTCCCCTGGCTCAGCACTGCCCTGCAATGGAGCAGGAATTCCcctgggtttttcttttctttgggagCTTTTTGTGTTCTCAGGTTGCACAACTGTCTGTGACTACCTGTCAGATTTAGTCAAGCATGCAAAGCAGGGAGTAGGGCTGGGTGTGGGTTTTGTGCCCATTCTCCGGGCTCGTGCTGTTGACACCGATCAAAGTTTCAATAGTGGCCAACTGAGGTGTCTCCAAGGGGGTCATCTCAAAGGCAGGGTGGTCTAGTAGCTAGCACTGTGGCATAGGACTCAGGATACatgagttctattcctagctccaaCCCTTACCTATTGGGTGGCTATGGACAAGTTTCTCAATTTCCCCTTCTAtgaagtggggataatgatattatCAGCTTTGCCGTCTACTCATGCTAAGAGTTATTAAAGAACCCCCCCAGACCAGTAAGCATTCTTGAACAAATGCTGGTTTGTCTGCCTAGTAGGAGAAACTGCTAATATGTGCAGAACTGGGGCCGGCCAGCCAACCAGGCTCAGTCTGAGTGGGGTAGTGATTTTCCCCAGCACCTGTCATAAGACAATAGTAAAGAATCACAGAACCAACTGTTCTCTTCTAAAACTGAACAAGGAGACTTAGGAGGTTGATATTATCcctaaagcttctctctttctctgattcACTGTAGAGTTTCTGCCTGAGatctgccccagcctggctgcctgcTACACATTTAAAGAAACTGTGCTCTTATTCTTCAAGCAGAGTCTTCTTTCTACCCCTCTCCACATCAAGGTGAGCTCTTGTCTTCCCCTGAGTTCCTGATCctccccacctgggaggtggcCTGCTGGTGATCCACAATCAGCTATGGGCTGCATCACCGCCTGCTGACCTGTCTCTCACTGTGCACTGATTCGGGTTCCCCTCCTCTGGTGTGGCCCCATAGGCAAAGATCCCACCTCTCCCTCGCAGGTTAGCCATCTTGCATGAGAGGCAGCCCCATCATGGGAGTGGATGCAGGAAGGCATTAATGCCTGCCGTCATGTGTCAAAATCCCAGGCTCCCAGTTGCACTCACAGGAGTCAGTGTTGTCTAGCGGGATTGGAAACCGGGGTGCCAGCCTGGCCCTAGGGACATCAACAGGGGTTTTGTCATTGATGTCCCCAGGATCTCACCCCTGGTTTCTAAACCTACCTCTGCCTCAGGGTGACCTAGGGTAAGTCACTGTtattctccgtgcctcagtttcctctgtccctcttgtctgtttagactgtgaggtctttgggacagagactagcacaatggagccctggtctCGGGTGTAATATCTCATTATTGTAGGCCCAACTGTAATATGAATAGCTAATAATAGCAGAAGCCTAATCTTGCATCTGATGATATTGCCAGGTTGAAGCCGGGGAGGGGGTTTCAGGATAATTTTGGATAACCCATTGCCTTTGGGCTGAAACTCCAACtatcaccccacacacaccctcactGCCTGGGATACCAGCACCAAATTCAGCACAGCCACAAGCGGGACAGGCTGCCAGGTGACCAAAGCCATGTGTCACAGAGGAACAGAGCAGGTCAAATGATGTTATGAAAGATGAACTGTGTAtcctttccctctctgtttcAACCCCTGGACGTTCCTGCTTGTTCTCTTGTTCTCCCATAGTGCCCAGAGATTAATATGCTGCCGTTTGGGAATAGTATCACATAGTGGTAATGGTGCTGTTATGaattattattatgaataatAATCCTTGGCATTTACATGGtgcttttcatccaaggatcccaaagccctttacaaagacAGGTAAACCttgtcatccccattttacagatgggaaaactgagtcacagagtggCAGAGTTGAAAATACTGTACAGATCTGGACAGCTAGAACTTGTGGTCATGACCCCCGCAGTTCCGTACTATAAACTGCACAGCAAGGGAGAAAAATTACACTATTCCGCTCTAGGGAGCATAGTAtcttgagggcctgatcctgtgcaaAGTAGAACATACTCAACTCAACCTCTGCTGATTGGACCTAGAGACAGCCAGCTCAACAAGCAATGTCACAATGCAGCTGCTGAAAAAACACATAGTTCTTGGGATCTGACAAACTCTGAAGTTGTCCACACTTGTCAGGATCTTGGAATCGCTGCAGGTCACAAGTCATACGATAATTACTTTATTTACACTCGCTGCAGCAGCATCCGTGCCCTAATTTGTACATTGCAACTGACAGGACTTCCCTTCTGTGTTGCAATCACGCACATAGCAGTGCTCATGTTTGGGAAAGGGCATTTTCAGGAAAAGCAAAGGAGGATGGAGAGCAAAGGACACAGCCAATGCCCTCCTTGACGTAATTAAACTCTCAGTAGGGAGGAGCATGGTCTGATGTGGGCCAGGACTATGCAGTTTTCTCCCATGCATATTTCAGCTCTGGGACTGTCAGAGAGCCCAGCAGTGCTGAGGTGGCTTGTGACATTCACCACtaaattaatattattttgcAATCTCATTCAGCTTCTCTAGTCCAGGGTCTCAGTAATACCTTACTCTTCTGTAGCTTCATTCTCATTAGATCTCGATGTGCTTTAAGGCAGCACTCactaccattatccccatttcacagagaggGAAACTTAGGCACAGTGATTTGTCCAAGGGCACTCATGaggccagtggcagggctgggaccagaAGCCAGCGCTCCTGATTCACAGCCAAGTGCACCAGCCAGTGGGCCATGCTGCCTGCTCTGCTTAAAACCCTTAAAACTCTTTTCTCCCTATTGCACTAGTTTGCATAGCGCAGTCTACCCTACAACATTTCACATAGACATGACTTGTACCCAGGCCACGAGAACAACATTATGGCTTCAGTGCCTATCCTTTAGATAAGCTCTACTCTGATCTTTTCAATCCAAAAACATATTGCAATTGACAACTTCCTTATTTCTctgattttttcaaaaatctAATTAAACAAGAGTTATCAGTGTTTCTCAGCAGCGAGAGACCCAAAAGAATTCAAAAACCCTTTGGAAGATTTAAAGTGGTATAAATTTCCAGATGTTTGTGGAAATATGCCAGAGAGGCATGTTTGCTTTTTACTGCCAATTCTCAGAGATGCTAAGACTAGGGAAAAAGTTTCTTAAGGGTTTCTCTTTGCGCCAGACAGAAGAGCCTCAGACAAAAGGTGTGACTGATTGCTTCAAAATcagccaagttaaaaaaaaaaagtcaaataggATTGACAAAGATGGTTTTACCTGCTGGAATGAACTTCATTTTGAGCTGTATCCCAGGAGCAACTTAAGAGAGATTGATGTTGACAGAAGGAGTTTTCAGAAATTCATGTTCATACTGGGGGATTTCACTGGTTTATATACAGTCTGTAAGAaagaggtggaggggggggaaagTTAGGCAGATTCATTCAAACTAACAATCAGGAAGTAGCGATCGGTTTGGAAACAGTGAATGGTTATTTCTAAGTAACTTTTTGTGATAATGTTGAGGTCATCATGCTGTGGTTTTACTGAATACTTCATTCTGGAATTGTttgaagcagagagaggggttgATTAAAGGAAAACCCATGAATTTGCAAAATGACtcctgaaaaaaaattctgcctaCGTTCATAGGACAATCCTGCGACTCACCCAGGGAAAAGTGCTGCAGTTTCCTGAGGGTGAGTCTTCTTCCTTAGAGAACTTTCACCTCCCACCTCCCCTGCTGGGGGTTTCCCCCCCACAGTTGCTTTTCATCGTTTCAGATGCAGTGTAATGCATAGGTAGAGCACCGGGTCTGTCTCATTTAGAAAATAGCAAGGATTCGAGCTAATCCTGAATGAAACCAAAGGTCATGCTAGCAGGGAAAGTATTTCAGTGGGTGGGGATGTTACAAAATAGACATTTACATGaatcagggaggggggagagagaaagggatggaaTTGTGACTGCTCAGCTGTATGTCATGGTCTCTAAGGTGGTGCAATCAATTGGGAATTCTCTGCCAGGTCAAGTGCTGAAGTGTGCTAGTGAATGAGCTGTTCCATGCTGTGCTAGTGTAGGGCAGTCCCGGGTCACTTCACTGCACATTCCTGTGGGACAATAGCCTATGGACATGGAAACTAGCTGTGCTGTTGGGAGTCAGGCTGGCTCCTTGCTGCATCTGGTCCCAGGCATTGGGGGTGGAATGTCTTTTACCGACAGAAACGCTTTTCATTCAAAATCTTCATTAGGCTGAAAATCCAATTTCCTGGCAGAAaatagttttgatggaaaattttccactagccctgctgtgctgctgctagtgAAGAGCGTTGACCCTTTAGTTCTGGTAGCAACAGCTCCTGCCTCTAGTTCTGTAGGTTATGGACTCAGACCCTGGGTTTGGTTCAAGGGGGGTTGATTTTATTACATTAGCAAGAGCTATCTTCCCTGGGATGCTCCcttgcaggcaggctgctaagCTTGCTCAGGAAGAAGCAGTTTATTTTCCAGCTGCAATGCTGGGATTATGCTGAAATCGCCTCCTCTCCAATTCCCGCCTTGGCCCCTTTTGCCGTGTGGACACTGTCTGAACACACAGGGCTAGCTCCTCAGCTGGCGGCCAGTGATACAGCCCCAGTGACGTCAGAAGCACAATTGCCCTTGAACACAGCTGCGCTGTAAGGTGCAGACAGGGCATAGCTGGGTTAAAGTCATTTTTTAAAGCCGTGCTCAAGCCCGGAAGCAGTTCTGACAAGTTTATATCTTGTTCACACCAGCAGGTTGAACATGTTGAAGTCCCTGGGCGGGAGAGCTCCAAGGAACCGTCAGGCAATGCTTGTGTCTCAATGCAGCGAGCTCGTCCATCTGGGTCAGTACTGAACCAATGCCCAGCAGGGTGCTAGAGGGCACTGTGCGGTAGGGAGCAGAGCGGGtgactcagtagggggcactctcccttcTGAATCCATGTTGACCCCAATGCCTAAGTAGGTGCTAGGGGGCCTGTACTGCAGGCAGCGGCATGGTTAATTCAGGAGGGGGCGCCATCTACTCTGAGTTCTCACTAATTGCAATGCCCCTGTGCAGTGCTAGGGGCTGCTatgcagcagggggcactctcctcCCTGAGTAATGAATGAAGGGAGCGTGCCTCCAACTGTGTCATCCAACTGAGCCAATGCCTCAGCAAGGCACTAGCGGGCGCTATGATGGAAGGTGGgatgcactccatatgctttatgaaaatatgcttataaatgtgaaaatgatgtaactggaatatgctttatgcaaaagatttcttgtaagatatcattacaaagcttgcACTCTACtcagtgtgttcatcctatttgtttgcatgtgttatttctatgtctggagttaggagaataagatgtAAACTTgcattactgatgtaaacatattacgTGGAAGcaattaagggtgcttcagaatcaatgaactgtaaatggctctgtttacttgcaaaccctcctgtgtacctgtgggccagcccaagaagaatggaggctggggtctcacaggacatgtgaccatgttacctgataatgaaatccatcttaactctggtgcttttccatttagaaggaggagttgggacccagagagacaaagctataaaaagggggtggaacaggacaaagggggctgccagtcatgagaaagcccctgcttaccacctgggatgtctgctggaactaacaaggactgtaccaggggaaaagattggacccagactaggaaggagtctaatttataaaagaagcttattggaatatctctgagggtgagatattacctgtaatcagtttagtaatgtattaggcttagacttgcgtgtttttgctttattttgtttggcagttgactttgttctgtctgttattacttgaaatcacttaaatcctatgttttatacttaataaaatcacttttgtttattaatagacCCAGAggaagtgattaatacctgggggagcaaacagctgtgcatctctctctatcagtgttatagagggtggacaaggaaaagaggagactaaggggggatatgatagaggtatataaaatcatgagtgatgtggagaaagtgaataaggaaaagttatttacttgttcccataatataagaactaagggccaccaaatgaaatgaatgggcagcaggtttaaaacaaataaaaggaagttctttttcacacagcacacagtcaacctgtggaactccttacctgaggaggttgtgaaggctgggactataacagggtttaaaagagaactggataaattcatggaggttaagtccatgaatggctattagccaggatgggtaagaaatggtgtccctagattctgtttgtcagaggatggagatggatggcaggagagtgatcagttgatcattacctgttaggttcactccctctggggcacctggcattggccactggcggctgacaggatactgggctggatggacctttggtctgacccagtacggccattcttatgagttTCCcctataagctttatacagagtaaaacggatttatttggggtttggatcccattgggaactgggtgtctgggtgctggagagagGTAACCTGCTGTGctatttttggttaaagtctgtaGTTTTGGGGGTGTGGCCCAGACCCTgaatctgtgttgcagcagactagcatatctggctcaacaaggtgggttctggagtcccaagctggcaaggaaaatgggctcagaaatagtttcagcacatcaggtaacaGTCCCATGGGGATCTCTGGGACTGAACCTGTCACAGAAGGAAATGCCAATTCCTTAGTGAAATGTAAAACTGAAACCCTGGCCACTCAGAGTCATTGAAGAGCCCTGGCACTGAGCAGGAAAGGCAATGGTGTTCTTGCTCCATTTCAGTTTGGGCCCCACCTCCCTACATTCTCCCTGTTCAATTCTGCAGgaattcttcttcacttcctgtcttaaactaTTGTCTGGTAGGGTTGGGTATTTGGTTGAGTCTTTGTAGCCAAAGTATTTGTGTTTACATTTTTCACTGGCTTTGTAATGCTCCAGGGAGCCATATAAATGGGTATGAAATAACCCAAGGTCTGATCCTCCCTCTGTATTGCTATTCCTGGACAGTGGAAATCCTATGGGAAGAGCTGACCCTGAGCTATCTGGCCCCCTACAGCATCCAGATTGCAGTGAAACATACAACACAAATGCTGAGACATTTGGTTTTCCCCAAATAGCACTAGTTTGGGCTTTATTTGGGTTCCTGCCTTGCCCTGATGAGCTGCCCTTCTGCGCAATATTATGCTGTTGCACAGCCACCACAACCTgtcccagaggaggctgcatttcactgAAGGGTGAAGTAAGTCCCGATTACTAGTGCTGCATAACTTTGCAAGACTGACTGCGAGGACCACACTTAATTTGCATATATTGTTACACAGAGTTTTAATTTTAACACAGAAATTAATACGGGTTTTTGTgttagagaggaaggatgtggAGCTGAAATTTGGCTTCAGCTTCCTACTGTTAGGATGGCTTCAGTGAGTGGCTAGAGCTGAATAAATGATCACCTGAAATGTCCTGGCCTGTGCTAAGGAGGGGCTAACATCTAGATGGATACATGGAAATAGATTTTGACATAAACCTAgtttagcctgtggaactcactgccaccagATAGTGTGGTGGCAGCCAGGTTAGCATGACTCATAAAAGGGCTAGACATGTAtatgaataaaaaaaaagagcatcTGCAGTTGTAATAAGTAGGCTAAGCTTATGAGACAGAGTTATTATCCTCTGAGtgatttgcccagcatcacataggatgTCTATTGTGGAACTAGGAATTTAATCCAGATCTTGAGAGGGCTGTTGCAATGCCCTAACCACAAGACCCTCATGCTTCCCAGCCTCAGTCTTTATGATAAGTGAATCACTAACTGGGATCAGGACAATCTTTCACTCCTACACCCTATTTAGTACGACACAACAAGGCGAATCATGAGATTTGTATGGCTTTGTCTGAAGCATTTTGGATTGGCTGCTCTCAGACAAAATAGGAATTGCTAAATAATAACATCTAGCTCTTatgcagcacttttcatcagatctcaaagtgctttataaaggtcatcagtgtcattatccccattttacagatgggaaaactgaggcacagagcgggtcAGTACCAGATCCCCCACTGGAAGACGCAACAAACCCTGTAGTAGCCACACATGGGATAATCTtccccccagggaaagttttctcCTGACCCCTTTAGTTAGcaattggcttatgccctgaagcatgaggattattattattgtgctaGTGCCTAGGGGTCCCACTCAAGGACCACGACCCTCTTGTGCTAGGGTCAGTCCAGGTCAGTCCAGGTCAACTCCAAAGCCTGAATTTGCAATCTCTAAAactcatgggattttaaaagaaatcttacTATTGTAACTCTGGATGGTGTTGTTATCCACGCAGATATCCAGTCCCTATTTGACTCCTGCTAAGTTCTTAACCTCAAtaacttcctgtggcaatgagtctCATAGGTCCATTGTGTTTAGAAGATTTCTAAAGCAGATGTGGCAAGGGAATGTGATACTGGACTCGGTGGTTCTGTTTCAAAGTGCCCCGTCCTATGAGAAAACATAGAAGTTATATACACATAAGCACATTACCGTGTTCCCAGGCAGGTCTGATCCATGTCAGCAGAGGAATATTAGAAcatcaaagaaaattaaaaagagagagaaagagagagagagaggtcaggcAGGGA is a window from the Gopherus evgoodei ecotype Sinaloan lineage chromosome 13, rGopEvg1_v1.p, whole genome shotgun sequence genome containing:
- the LOC115661202 gene encoding leukemia inhibitory factor-like, whose amino-acid sequence is MKFIPAGVVPLLLMIHCRLMVGMPLQVNLPSSMCENTHVCKPNVAEQTRKLVVLLNATAQDLFSIYLDRQGDPFSSHLDELCNANGTNFPDFHVNRTSRTKEIMVALYKVFAFLNASLGNITRDQEELNPTAKELLERLHNTTKTTRGLISNLTCLLCTDYKVSQVDVTYGKSSKGMNVFKKKQQGCQVLRRYVQVVSQAAQVLLPHLSQA